The following are from one region of the Vicinamibacterales bacterium genome:
- a CDS encoding response regulator codes for MSHAVSKRLLVVDDDLSLLEALERGLSDGGLDVVAHTTFEGARNALRDERFNALLTDVRLGAFNGIQLAVVARDTYPDMRIIVFSGFDDPVLRSEAQHIGATYLVKPVTASDLIRLLSKA; via the coding sequence ATGTCTCACGCGGTTTCGAAGCGGCTGCTGGTTGTCGACGACGACCTGTCGCTCCTGGAGGCGCTCGAGCGCGGCCTGTCCGACGGCGGTCTCGACGTGGTCGCGCACACGACCTTCGAGGGCGCGCGAAACGCGCTGCGCGATGAACGGTTCAACGCGCTGCTGACCGATGTGCGTCTGGGAGCCTTCAACGGGATCCAGCTGGCGGTCGTCGCGCGCGACACCTACCCGGATATGCGGATCATCGTATTCTCGGGGTTCGACGATCCGGTGCTCCGCAGCGAAGCCCAGCACATCGGCGCCACCTACCTGGTCAAGCCCGTGACCGCGAGCGATCTGATTCGCCTGCTCTCCAAAGCCTAG
- a CDS encoding histone deacetylase, producing the protein MRLITSSLFLAHVTPPGHPERAERAAVFEEVARTWRDRGAHSAEPRPASRDELLRVHSAQHIDALAATAGRDGQMIDSDTFTSPDSYEVARLAAGAALQAAVHALETGETAIALVRPPGHHAERNTAMGFCLFNNVAVAAAEAIARGVPRVAIVDIDVHHGNGTQSMFYADPRVLYVSTHQSPYYPGTGAADETGAGVGTGFTLNVPLAAGAGDVEYRRAYESICGRLREYDPGLLLVSAGFDAHADDPLASMRVTVGGFAEIVRMLFSAVSCPTAFVTEGGYDLDALGASLDAVLDVVRETETPTIDGSGR; encoded by the coding sequence GTGCGGCTGATTACATCCTCGTTGTTCCTGGCTCATGTGACACCGCCCGGGCACCCCGAACGTGCTGAGCGCGCTGCTGTGTTCGAAGAGGTCGCGCGCACATGGCGCGATCGAGGCGCACACTCGGCTGAGCCGCGTCCCGCGAGTCGTGACGAACTCCTGCGGGTACATAGTGCCCAGCACATCGACGCACTCGCCGCAACGGCAGGGCGGGACGGCCAGATGATCGACTCGGATACGTTCACTTCGCCCGACTCCTACGAAGTGGCGAGGCTGGCCGCGGGCGCCGCCCTGCAGGCCGCGGTGCACGCGCTCGAAACAGGTGAGACGGCCATTGCCCTGGTGCGGCCGCCTGGGCATCACGCCGAACGCAACACGGCGATGGGATTCTGCCTGTTCAACAACGTCGCCGTTGCTGCTGCTGAGGCCATCGCGCGCGGCGTGCCTCGCGTGGCGATCGTCGACATCGATGTGCATCACGGCAACGGCACCCAGTCGATGTTCTACGCGGACCCGCGCGTGCTCTATGTGTCCACGCATCAGTCCCCGTACTATCCCGGCACTGGCGCCGCGGACGAGACGGGCGCGGGCGTTGGAACGGGTTTCACGCTCAACGTGCCGCTCGCGGCGGGCGCCGGAGATGTGGAATACCGGCGGGCGTACGAGTCGATCTGCGGCCGCCTGCGTGAATACGATCCGGGCCTGCTGCTGGTCTCGGCGGGCTTTGACGCCCACGCGGACGATCCGCTCGCGTCGATGCGGGTGACCGTCGGCGGCTTTGCCGAGATCGTCCGGATGCTGTTCTCCGCCGTGTCGTGTCCGACCGCGTTCGTGACCGAGGGTGGCTATGATCTGGATGCCCTTGGCGCGTCACTCGATGCCGTCCTGGATGTCGTCAGAGAGACGGAGACGCCGACGATCGACGGGTCCGGCCGGTGA
- a CDS encoding acyltransferase family protein produces the protein MPAQSRDRVQFIDIARGSAMFFVLLSHFAFTYFARSDSTRPALTFIGMVASPTFVMINGLLLGLIFRTRPQDFDRFRTIVIDRGLFLLTIGHILILLSHVTYAVRFLSITDTVGVCMLISPGLISVMGARGRLITSVVGYAVSAVVYLSWYPIGLHAHVFKEAFFGVAEHSRFTYAFPIVPWFCWQLAATVLGEQLGARVLSDDTPAVHALLLRTAAACLTIAMLLKVSYHLAVRLGAAPSDALYDATSPFTKAPPSLVYLLFYGSLGLVMLSLSLGLAKSARMRFAAARLAALGQTSFPIFVIQFFVYFTVLPLIRPHLPWPSLWPLYFSITTVAVAIPALFWHRAGGNRFLTVGYPRMASGLGDLRECWPLWLRRSQPRRML, from the coding sequence ATGCCGGCTCAGTCACGGGATCGCGTGCAGTTCATCGACATCGCGAGAGGCAGCGCGATGTTCTTTGTCCTGCTCTCGCACTTCGCATTCACCTACTTCGCGCGGTCGGATTCGACGCGGCCGGCGCTGACCTTTATCGGGATGGTGGCGTCGCCGACGTTCGTCATGATCAACGGCCTGCTGCTCGGCCTGATCTTTCGAACGCGACCGCAGGATTTTGATCGGTTCCGCACCATCGTCATCGATCGCGGGCTCTTCCTGCTGACGATCGGTCACATCCTCATTCTCTTGTCGCATGTGACCTACGCCGTCCGTTTCCTCTCGATCACCGACACGGTCGGCGTCTGCATGCTCATCAGTCCTGGCCTGATCTCCGTGATGGGCGCCAGAGGCCGCCTGATCACCAGCGTCGTGGGATATGCCGTGTCGGCGGTGGTCTATTTGTCGTGGTACCCGATCGGCCTTCACGCGCACGTGTTCAAGGAAGCATTCTTCGGCGTTGCCGAGCACAGCCGCTTCACCTACGCCTTCCCGATTGTCCCGTGGTTCTGCTGGCAACTCGCGGCAACGGTGCTGGGAGAACAGCTCGGCGCGCGTGTTCTCTCCGATGACACGCCCGCGGTGCACGCGCTGCTGCTGCGGACCGCCGCGGCGTGCCTGACGATTGCCATGCTTCTGAAGGTGTCCTATCACCTGGCCGTCCGGCTCGGAGCCGCGCCGAGTGATGCCTTGTACGACGCCACGTCGCCGTTTACGAAAGCGCCACCGTCGCTCGTTTACCTGCTGTTTTACGGATCGCTTGGCTTGGTCATGCTCTCGCTGTCTCTCGGTCTCGCCAAGAGCGCGCGCATGCGATTCGCGGCCGCCCGGCTGGCTGCGCTGGGGCAGACGTCGTTTCCGATATTCGTCATTCAGTTTTTCGTGTATTTCACGGTGCTTCCGCTGATCCGACCCCATCTGCCGTGGCCGTCGCTATGGCCCCTGTATTTCTCGATCACGACGGTAGCCGTCGCCATTCCAGCGCTGTTCTGGCATCGAGCCGGAGGAAACAGGTTCCTGACCGTGGGGTATCCACGCATGGCGAGCGGGCTGGGAGATCTCCGCGAATGTTGGCCCCTGTGGCTACGGCGGTCACAACCGCGGAGGATGCTCTAG
- the leuS gene encoding leucine--tRNA ligase — protein sequence MADYKPQSIESKWQERWREARAFEVTEDPSKPKFYCLEMFAYPSGHAHVGHVRNYMIGDVVARMKRMRGFNVLHPFGWDAFGLPAENAAIKNGTHPETWTLENIAHMKGQLQRLGISYAWDREIATCLPNYYRWNQWIFLKMLERDLAYRKRSTVNWCPSCQTVLANEQVVDGGCWRCGTPVETRDLEQWFFRITHYADELIDGMKELGEWPAKVLTMQTNWVGRSQGARIRFDVEDSGAAGSDSHPAPRASVEVFTTRIDTIFGANFIVLAPEHPIVQRFAAESDDPAAFRAKVGRFTAQDKSARQQGDVEKEGFDTGRRAINPFTGKPVPIWIANFVLVDYGTGAVMGVPGHDERDFEFARKYRLPITLVVQTDEEPLDSATMTHAHAGEGRLVNSGPYDGLPWQDANHAMTAEAQRRGIGEGTVQYRLKDWGISRQRYWGTPIPVIYCEKDGIVGVPYDQLPVELPKIAEFSGRGDSPLAQIPEFVNTICPTCGGPARRETDTMDTFVDSSWYFFRFCDPKDDQLPFDPETVGYWGPIDFYSGGVEHAILHLIYSRFFTRVFRDLGMTHLSEPFARLLTQGMVLKDGQVMSKSKGNVVDPDDMIQKFGADALRLYVMFVAPPEKEIEWTDAGLEGSWRFLARVWRLADSLRDSIGGEGIPLPSTLPLNDAERALRRKTHETIKRVTVDLDPRVHLNTAVSAMMELVNELYAFCSTNHCIAIGGVEEPEQVGRVDSPSTIAVLKEAVEALVRLLSPFAPHMCEELWEALGHQGGLVAAGWPQHDEAVAKASEIVVPVQVNGKLRARVTVPADATDDQLRETALADPLVKGHLEGKTIRKVVVAKGKLVSIVVG from the coding sequence GTGGCCGATTACAAGCCCCAATCCATCGAGAGCAAGTGGCAGGAGCGCTGGCGCGAGGCGCGTGCCTTCGAGGTCACCGAGGATCCCTCGAAGCCGAAGTTCTACTGCCTCGAGATGTTCGCCTACCCCTCGGGGCACGCGCACGTCGGCCACGTCCGCAACTACATGATCGGCGACGTCGTCGCGCGCATGAAGCGGATGCGCGGCTTCAACGTCCTGCACCCGTTCGGCTGGGACGCGTTTGGCCTGCCCGCCGAGAACGCCGCGATCAAGAACGGCACGCATCCCGAGACCTGGACGCTCGAGAACATCGCGCACATGAAAGGGCAGCTGCAGCGGCTGGGCATCAGCTATGCCTGGGACCGCGAGATCGCGACCTGCCTGCCCAACTACTACCGCTGGAACCAGTGGATCTTCCTGAAGATGCTGGAGCGCGATCTGGCCTACCGTAAGCGCTCCACCGTCAACTGGTGTCCGAGCTGCCAGACCGTCCTCGCCAACGAGCAGGTCGTTGACGGCGGCTGCTGGCGCTGCGGCACGCCGGTCGAAACGCGCGACCTGGAACAGTGGTTCTTCAGGATCACGCACTACGCCGACGAGCTGATCGACGGTATGAAAGAGCTTGGCGAGTGGCCGGCCAAGGTCTTGACGATGCAGACGAACTGGGTGGGCCGCTCACAGGGCGCCCGCATACGCTTCGACGTCGAGGACTCCGGCGCCGCAGGCAGCGACTCGCATCCCGCGCCGCGCGCCTCGGTCGAAGTGTTCACGACACGGATCGACACGATCTTTGGCGCGAACTTCATCGTGCTCGCGCCCGAACATCCGATCGTCCAGCGGTTCGCCGCCGAGTCGGACGATCCGGCGGCGTTCCGAGCGAAGGTGGGCAGATTCACCGCCCAGGACAAGTCGGCGCGCCAGCAGGGCGACGTCGAGAAAGAAGGGTTCGACACCGGCCGGCGGGCGATCAACCCGTTCACCGGCAAACCCGTTCCGATCTGGATTGCCAACTTCGTGCTCGTCGACTATGGCACCGGCGCTGTGATGGGCGTGCCGGGGCACGACGAACGCGACTTCGAGTTCGCCCGCAAGTACCGCCTGCCGATCACGCTGGTCGTCCAGACCGACGAAGAGCCACTGGATTCGGCGACGATGACCCACGCGCATGCGGGTGAGGGCAGACTCGTCAACTCCGGGCCGTACGACGGCCTGCCATGGCAGGACGCCAACCATGCGATGACCGCCGAGGCGCAGAGGCGCGGGATCGGCGAGGGCACGGTGCAGTACCGGCTCAAGGACTGGGGCATCTCGCGCCAGCGCTACTGGGGCACGCCGATTCCGGTGATCTACTGCGAGAAAGACGGCATCGTCGGAGTGCCGTACGATCAGCTGCCGGTCGAGTTGCCGAAGATCGCCGAGTTCAGCGGCCGCGGCGATTCGCCGCTGGCGCAGATCCCCGAGTTCGTGAACACGATCTGTCCGACGTGCGGCGGCCCGGCGCGGCGCGAGACCGACACGATGGACACGTTCGTCGATTCGTCGTGGTACTTCTTCCGGTTCTGCGATCCGAAGGACGACCAGCTGCCGTTCGATCCCGAAACGGTCGGCTATTGGGGCCCGATCGATTTCTACAGCGGCGGCGTCGAGCACGCGATCCTGCACTTGATCTACTCGCGCTTCTTTACACGGGTATTCCGCGATCTGGGCATGACGCACCTGAGCGAGCCCTTCGCGCGGCTGCTGACGCAGGGCATGGTGCTGAAAGACGGGCAGGTGATGTCGAAGTCGAAGGGGAACGTGGTCGACCCCGACGACATGATCCAGAAATTCGGCGCCGACGCGCTCCGTCTCTACGTGATGTTCGTCGCGCCGCCCGAGAAGGAAATCGAATGGACCGACGCCGGCCTCGAAGGGAGCTGGCGCTTCCTGGCGCGCGTCTGGCGGCTCGCCGATTCGCTGCGGGACTCGATCGGGGGAGAAGGGATTCCCCTGCCGTCCACTCTGCCGCTGAACGACGCCGAGCGCGCGCTGCGACGCAAGACGCACGAGACGATCAAGCGGGTGACGGTGGATCTCGATCCGCGCGTGCATCTCAACACCGCCGTCTCGGCGATGATGGAACTCGTCAACGAGCTCTATGCTTTCTGCAGCACGAACCACTGCATCGCCATTGGCGGCGTCGAGGAACCGGAGCAGGTGGGACGCGTCGACAGCCCCTCCACGATCGCCGTGCTCAAGGAAGCGGTCGAAGCCCTCGTCCGGCTGCTGTCTCCGTTCGCCCCGCACATGTGCGAGGAGTTGTGGGAGGCGCTCGGGCATCAGGGGGGGCTCGTCGCCGCCGGCTGGCCCCAGCACGACGAGGCCGTCGCGAAAGCCTCGGAAATCGTGGTGCCGGTCCAGGTGAACGGCAAGCTTCGCGCTCGTGTGACCGTGCCGGCCGACGCGACCGACGATCAGCTGCGCGAGACGGCGCTCGCCGACCCGCTCGTGAAAGGACACCTCGAGGGCAAGACGATCCGCAAGGTTGTCGTGGCGAAGGGTAAACTGGTCAGCATCGTAGTGGGGTAG
- the lptE gene encoding LPS assembly lipoprotein LptE, producing the protein MRRLSTVGVLILTLLAQSGCGYSLAGRGSFLPAYVKRIGIPMFSNATTVFDLDRKVTDLVRSEFIGRGKWTVVPDQSGVDAVVTGSITGVTLTPVAFNQQQQATRYALAMTGTVEFKDLQANKVLWSNPGMSYRQEFDVPASSNTLDTSTYFGQDANALDRLSQEFARALVSAILEAF; encoded by the coding sequence ATGCGAAGACTCTCGACGGTTGGTGTGTTGATCCTGACCCTGCTTGCGCAGAGCGGCTGTGGATATTCGCTTGCCGGACGCGGGTCGTTTCTGCCGGCCTACGTCAAGCGAATCGGCATTCCGATGTTCAGCAACGCGACGACGGTGTTCGACCTCGATCGCAAAGTCACCGACCTGGTCCGCAGCGAATTCATCGGCCGCGGCAAATGGACGGTCGTTCCCGATCAGTCTGGTGTCGACGCGGTCGTGACCGGCAGCATCACCGGAGTCACGCTGACACCAGTGGCGTTCAACCAGCAGCAGCAGGCGACGCGCTATGCCCTGGCGATGACCGGCACCGTCGAGTTCAAGGACCTCCAGGCGAACAAGGTGCTCTGGAGCAATCCCGGCATGTCGTACCGGCAGGAATTCGACGTGCCCGCGTCGTCGAACACGCTCGACACCTCGACCTATTTCGGCCAGGACGCGAACGCGCTCGATCGGCTGTCGCAGGAATTTGCGCGCGCGCTGGTCAGCGCGATTCTGGAAGCCTTCTAA
- a CDS encoding polymer-forming cytoskeletal protein has translation MAWIGQNVTVEGKITSRQDIRIDGHVAGSIEVGEHEVVLGVGCTVKANLNARTVIVGGTVNGDVVATERIQIQSTGVLVGDVVSPRLIVQEGGQLQGKADIAGHRAK, from the coding sequence GTGGCCTGGATCGGACAGAACGTCACGGTCGAAGGGAAGATCACCAGCCGCCAGGACATCCGCATCGACGGTCATGTCGCAGGCTCGATCGAAGTTGGCGAGCACGAGGTCGTGCTCGGCGTCGGCTGCACCGTCAAGGCAAACCTGAACGCGCGGACCGTGATCGTCGGCGGCACCGTCAACGGTGACGTCGTCGCAACCGAGCGCATCCAGATACAGTCGACCGGCGTGCTCGTCGGCGACGTCGTCTCGCCGCGGCTGATCGTCCAGGAGGGCGGGCAGCTCCAGGGCAAGGCGGACATCGCGGGTCATCGCGCGAAGTAG
- the holA gene encoding DNA polymerase III subunit delta yields the protein MPQASPTDLRAAVAQRKPAPVYLILGDDEAEMSHLVADLGSLVEDELRVFNSDRLYAGEKSTTPAVIVEACRLIPMLGDRRVVVVLRAERLLKPKRRGKAAGPVDDGEEPTEGVSDLDALTEYVQAPVPSTTLILVSTDLDKTRRIGKALLKHATVVECWGLKNEKNPRYIDFRATLRKAEEMVRRMVAEAGQQIEPSAARLVAERAGVDIVRLRGDVERLKLYAAGKATITLADAQEVVSAETAQDDWAVTNAIGQRNHAEALRQLSLAIDAGAVPYMILGQLAWFVRDKLANIDVRRVPAAVDALFRADLDLKRSGGEPKVLLERLVVELCGGR from the coding sequence ATGCCCCAGGCGTCGCCAACCGATCTGCGTGCCGCGGTTGCTCAGCGCAAGCCCGCGCCCGTCTATCTGATCCTCGGAGACGACGAGGCGGAGATGTCGCATCTGGTCGCCGACCTCGGTTCGCTCGTCGAGGACGAGCTGCGCGTCTTCAATTCCGATCGCCTCTACGCCGGCGAGAAGAGCACCACCCCGGCGGTGATCGTCGAAGCCTGCCGGCTGATTCCGATGCTCGGCGATCGCCGCGTCGTTGTCGTGCTGCGCGCGGAGCGGCTTCTCAAGCCGAAGCGGCGCGGCAAGGCGGCCGGCCCGGTCGACGATGGGGAAGAGCCGACCGAAGGCGTGAGCGATCTGGACGCGCTCACCGAGTACGTGCAGGCGCCCGTGCCCTCGACCACGCTGATACTGGTCAGCACGGATCTCGACAAGACCAGGCGCATCGGCAAAGCGCTCCTCAAGCACGCGACCGTCGTCGAGTGCTGGGGGCTCAAGAACGAAAAGAATCCGCGCTACATCGATTTTCGCGCAACGCTGCGAAAGGCGGAAGAGATGGTCCGCCGCATGGTCGCGGAGGCGGGGCAGCAGATCGAGCCGTCGGCGGCGCGACTCGTCGCCGAGCGCGCCGGCGTCGACATCGTCCGGCTGCGCGGCGACGTCGAACGGCTGAAGCTGTATGCGGCAGGCAAGGCGACGATCACGCTGGCCGACGCCCAGGAAGTCGTCAGCGCGGAAACTGCGCAGGACGACTGGGCGGTCACCAACGCGATCGGCCAACGCAATCACGCTGAGGCGCTGCGTCAGCTGTCGCTGGCCATCGACGCCGGAGCGGTGCCCTACATGATCCTGGGGCAGCTCGCCTGGTTCGTGCGCGACAAGTTGGCGAACATCGACGTCAGACGGGTTCCCGCGGCGGTCGACGCGCTGTTTCGCGCCGACCTCGACCTGAAGCGGTCGGGCGGTGAGCCAAAGGTCCTGCTCGAGCGGCTGGTCGTCGAATTGTGCGGCGGCCGGTAG
- the rpsT gene encoding 30S ribosomal protein S20 has product MASHDSAIKAYRQSLVKRDANRQYRSRMRSALRSIRVAIDSGDPAKVKDALRETISLVDKLAGKKVIHRNAAARYKSRLAKRVARRTAA; this is encoded by the coding sequence ATGGCCAGTCACGATTCCGCAATCAAGGCGTACCGTCAGAGCCTCGTCAAGCGCGACGCCAATCGTCAGTACCGCTCACGCATGCGCTCCGCGCTGCGTAGCATTCGCGTCGCCATCGACTCGGGTGATCCCGCCAAGGTGAAGGACGCCCTGCGCGAGACCATTTCGCTCGTCGACAAGCTCGCCGGCAAGAAGGTCATTCACCGCAACGCCGCCGCCCGCTACAAATCGCGCCTCGCCAAGCGGGTCGCGCGCCGCACCGCGGCATAG
- a CDS encoding RNA-binding S4 domain-containing protein, whose product MRLDVWLDITCLFKTRSDAKKACEGGKVDVNGQAAKPHREIKAGDEIDITHRFGRRQKVVVRALTEQHVRKADARLLYEDLTPKPSPEEIELRRIARLAGPFLRPASAGAPDRRERRALRRLKGRG is encoded by the coding sequence ATGCGCCTCGACGTCTGGCTCGACATAACCTGCCTCTTCAAGACGCGCTCGGACGCGAAGAAGGCGTGCGAGGGTGGAAAGGTGGACGTCAACGGCCAGGCGGCCAAGCCGCATCGCGAGATCAAGGCGGGCGACGAGATCGACATCACGCATCGGTTCGGAAGACGACAGAAGGTCGTCGTGCGGGCGCTCACCGAGCAGCATGTGCGGAAGGCCGATGCGCGGCTACTCTACGAAGACCTGACGCCCAAGCCGTCGCCCGAGGAGATCGAGCTGCGCCGGATTGCGCGGCTGGCGGGACCGTTTCTGAGGCCGGCGTCGGCAGGAGCCCCAGATCGGCGGGAACGGCGGGCGCTGCGACGCTTGAAGGGGCGCGGCTGA
- a CDS encoding ABC transporter permease — MTRLLIRLYAVALRAYPPGLRREYAGEMLQCARAAAAGRGLKTMPRLFADLAVSVPSEWLLLLKGLPMNGLSRDVFYAFRTLRRSPGFTLAAVSTLALGIGANTAIFTLADATVLRPLRVADPQRLVAFTWSASLPDYREWTTRTDVFTGIAAAANVRVAVAIDGVAEPIDSALVSPNYFTVLGVGASAGRLLGPGDATSGDLAVVIDRDWWQTRLNADTAAVGSTIHVSGAPATIVGIVEDGFRGTSLARPPKIYLPVSSAARLLASPFSAPRALENRGFVWLTTIGRLRPGVSAAAAAAAMDAMYAHQHPDDKSAEPRVELMPLGARALGDANGVSTFVGLLAAVVALTLLIGCANVANLQLARAAARRHEIGVRLAIGAGRARIFRQLLAESLVLAGFGGAIGLEVASLCLRLISRFQLPGGLDIGVLPLGVNRTALTFAVLVSGTTVVLSGLLPAWQAARDTAPVPLRIYGRVTTRSRLRSGLVAAQLALSLVLLAGTALFIQSLTAAVQVPLGFVPAGAATTTLTPSVSGFDRARAARFFDETLVRVHRLPGVTAVAWTNVLPVNGSMSMSATIAGYQKRPGDDTHVYVANVGPEYFAAAGTRLLRGRAFGPADTAGAPLVGIVNETAVKQFWRDRDPLMGRIMVDDTHFIQIVGVVEDTKIRSLDERPSPYLYAPFAQPSGPFAMDRGTLIVRTSGDVRALVPALGDELRAVDPRAPLTPVRPFEWQVRQLVMPQRMGAAFFSAFALLALTLASIGIYGVASYVTALRTREIGIRIALGADRNRIRALVLREGAIPIAAGLAAGLAIALPASRFAAAFLRGVAPHDPATYAAVTCLLACVALGATWLPARRAADTDPVTALRGN, encoded by the coding sequence GTGACGAGGCTGCTGATCCGGCTGTATGCGGTCGCGCTGCGCGCCTATCCGCCAGGGTTACGGCGCGAGTACGCCGGCGAGATGCTGCAGTGTGCACGCGCCGCGGCGGCGGGACGGGGACTCAAGACCATGCCGCGGCTCTTCGCCGATCTTGCCGTCAGCGTTCCGAGCGAGTGGCTCCTCCTGCTGAAAGGACTCCCGATGAACGGCCTGTCGCGTGACGTGTTCTATGCGTTTCGCACGCTCCGGCGCAGCCCGGGCTTCACGCTCGCTGCGGTGTCGACGCTGGCGCTCGGCATCGGCGCCAACACGGCCATCTTCACGCTCGCCGACGCGACCGTGCTGCGGCCGCTTCGGGTGGCCGATCCCCAGCGTCTGGTGGCGTTCACATGGTCGGCGTCGCTGCCGGACTACCGCGAGTGGACGACGCGCACGGACGTCTTCACCGGCATCGCCGCCGCCGCCAACGTGCGCGTGGCGGTAGCGATCGACGGCGTCGCCGAGCCGATCGACAGCGCGCTCGTCTCGCCGAACTACTTCACCGTGCTCGGCGTGGGAGCCTCGGCGGGCCGCCTGCTCGGTCCAGGGGATGCCACCAGCGGCGATCTCGCGGTGGTGATCGACCGCGACTGGTGGCAGACGCGATTGAATGCGGATACGGCCGCCGTCGGCAGTACGATCCACGTCAGCGGCGCACCCGCTACCATTGTCGGCATCGTCGAGGACGGCTTCCGCGGCACCAGCCTCGCGCGTCCGCCAAAGATCTATCTGCCGGTGTCGTCGGCCGCGCGCCTGCTGGCGAGCCCGTTCAGCGCGCCTCGCGCACTCGAGAACCGCGGCTTCGTGTGGCTGACGACGATCGGCCGGCTTCGGCCCGGCGTGTCGGCGGCGGCCGCCGCGGCGGCGATGGACGCGATGTATGCCCACCAGCATCCTGACGACAAGAGTGCGGAGCCGCGCGTCGAGCTGATGCCACTCGGCGCCCGCGCGCTCGGCGACGCGAACGGCGTGTCCACCTTCGTCGGGCTGCTCGCCGCGGTCGTGGCGCTCACCCTGCTGATCGGCTGCGCCAACGTCGCCAACCTGCAGCTCGCCCGCGCCGCGGCGCGCCGCCACGAGATCGGGGTGCGGCTGGCGATCGGCGCCGGACGTGCCCGGATCTTCAGGCAGCTGCTCGCCGAGAGTCTGGTGCTGGCGGGTTTCGGCGGCGCGATCGGTCTCGAGGTGGCGTCGCTGTGCCTTCGGCTGATCTCGCGCTTTCAGCTGCCAGGCGGTCTCGATATCGGCGTGCTGCCGCTCGGCGTCAATCGCACGGCGCTGACGTTCGCCGTTCTGGTCTCCGGCACGACCGTCGTGCTCTCGGGCTTGCTGCCGGCCTGGCAGGCGGCGCGCGACACCGCGCCGGTGCCGCTCCGGATCTACGGCAGGGTCACGACTCGGAGCCGGTTGCGCTCGGGGCTCGTAGCGGCACAACTCGCGCTCAGCCTCGTGCTGCTCGCCGGCACGGCACTCTTCATCCAGAGCCTGACCGCCGCCGTGCAGGTGCCGCTCGGCTTCGTGCCGGCGGGCGCTGCCACGACGACGCTGACCCCGTCGGTGAGTGGCTTCGACCGTGCCCGGGCAGCCCGGTTCTTCGACGAGACGCTCGTGCGTGTTCACCGGCTGCCCGGCGTGACCGCAGTTGCGTGGACCAATGTGCTGCCGGTCAACGGCTCCATGTCCATGAGCGCCACGATCGCCGGCTATCAGAAGCGGCCCGGCGACGACACCCATGTGTACGTCGCGAACGTTGGGCCGGAATATTTCGCGGCGGCAGGCACGCGGCTGCTGCGCGGCCGCGCGTTCGGTCCGGCCGACACCGCCGGCGCGCCGCTCGTCGGCATCGTCAACGAGACGGCGGTGAAACAGTTCTGGCGCGACCGCGATCCGCTGATGGGGCGGATCATGGTCGATGACACCCACTTCATCCAGATCGTCGGAGTTGTCGAGGACACCAAGATCCGCTCCCTCGACGAGCGGCCCTCACCCTACCTCTATGCCCCGTTCGCACAGCCGTCCGGTCCCTTCGCCATGGATCGCGGCACGCTGATCGTCCGGACCTCGGGCGACGTGCGAGCGCTGGTGCCGGCGCTCGGGGACGAACTGCGCGCCGTCGATCCACGGGCGCCTCTGACTCCGGTGAGGCCGTTCGAGTGGCAGGTCCGGCAGCTCGTCATGCCGCAGCGGATGGGAGCGGCCTTCTTCAGCGCATTCGCCCTGCTGGCGCTGACGCTGGCCTCGATCGGCATCTACGGCGTCGCGTCGTACGTGACGGCGCTCCGCACGCGCGAGATCGGCATCCGCATCGCCCTCGGCGCCGATCGCAATCGCATCCGCGCCCTGGTGCTGCGGGAAGGCGCGATCCCGATCGCCGCCGGTCTCGCCGCCGGCCTGGCCATCGCACTGCCGGCCAGCCGTTTCGCCGCAGCGTTCCTGCGTGGCGTCGCGCCCCACGATCCCGCCACCTATGCCGCCGTCACCTGCCTGCTGGCCTGCGTCGCCCTCGGCGCCACCTGGCTTCCCGCCCGCCGCGCCGCCGACACCGATCCCGTGACGGCGCTGAGAGGGAATTAA
- a CDS encoding PadR family transcriptional regulator, with translation MSRIPPDPRDFLPLTPAIAHILLALADEDRHGYAVMQEVERLTDGLVRMGPGTLYGTIKRMIASRLIEEADERPDPVVDDERRRYYRLTPLGRAVLAAETERMARLVGAARAKRVRA, from the coding sequence ATGAGCCGGATCCCGCCCGATCCACGCGACTTCCTGCCGCTCACACCGGCCATCGCTCACATTCTGCTGGCGCTCGCCGACGAGGATCGTCACGGCTACGCCGTGATGCAGGAAGTCGAGCGCCTGACCGATGGCCTCGTCCGCATGGGCCCCGGCACGCTGTACGGGACCATCAAGCGGATGATCGCGAGTCGTCTGATCGAAGAAGCCGACGAGCGGCCCGACCCGGTCGTGGACGACGAGCGCCGGCGGTATTACCGGCTCACGCCGCTCGGGCGCGCGGTCCTTGCGGCCGAGACCGAACGCATGGCGCGCCTCGTCGGCGCCGCGCGAGCCAAGCGGGTGCGGGCGTGA